A portion of the Sabethes cyaneus chromosome 3, idSabCyanKW18_F2, whole genome shotgun sequence genome contains these proteins:
- the LOC128742091 gene encoding zinc finger protein 652-like — MTEQCCRCNLPKETPKVLPGSASFRYICRLCLMRAEDVEPIFIHPGDRTLANKILACTGVEIDENAAVGPSAICISCKTSVYKSYQFLELCQRNNKIIQNLLASHDTKNSTPRNELRMVIRPIPSAVSQPIPENQRKRTLSRRQSTRSYIESSTSASDITWSDCDDEENEQQGFDDDGQIRYRQVAYDTDTQEESPKRPRLGDSENRVPALVIPMTRLNGFRDSSQSYGRDSRNSTIDQTGENDLFQCEFCDGSFPYRIQIKQHIDLYHANRKNELACKFCSKTYFTTDTLRRHTAEKHASTILRECKLCNRSFTSAQGLHQHYRSLIHRAATGEAVYPRRRHSYRSDSSRRDSICSYVSDNNYKLGESRTSRKSYSHYMDQDDYNPYADVYYDEVTTYKCDYCDARFDDAHSLAKHTAVKPCRVELEPLNLDLLLERMDLDELLQPLNNIDDVAIIEPPIEIVDLT; from the exons atgACCGAGCAGTGTTGCAGGTGTAATTTACCGAAGGAAACTCCGAAGGTTCTTCCAGG ATCAGCATCATTTCGCTATATATGCCGACTCTGCCTGATGCGTGCCGAAGATGTAGAGCCTATATTTATACATCCTGGTGACAGAACGCTGGCCAACAAAATTTTGGCTTGTACTGGCGTAGAG ATAGACGAAAATGCCGCTGTAGGACCGAGCGCAATCTGCATATCTTGCAAAACATCGGTGTATAAAAGTTATCAGTTTTTAGAATTATGCCAACGtaataataaaattattcaaaatttacttGCTAGCCATGACACAAAAAATAGTACACCAAGAAATGAATTGCGGATGGTCATTCGCCCTATACCATCAGCAGTCAGTCAACCTATTCCCGAAAACCAAAGAAAGCGCACACTGTCCCGCCGACAATCGACACGAAGTTATATTGAATCGTCGACCAGTGCCAGTGATATCACCTGGAGTGATTGCGATGACGAAGAGAATGAACAACAGGGTTTCGATGACGACGGACAAATTCGTTATCGACAAGTGGCATACGACACGGATACTCAAGAGGAATCGCCCAAACGACCACGTTTAGGAGATAGTGAAAATAGAGTTCCAGCGTTAGTGATTCCGATGACTCGTCTGAATGGTTTTAGAGATAGCTCACAAAGTTATGGACGGGATTCACGAAATTCCACCATTGATCAGACGGGAGAGAATGATTTATTTCAATGTGAATTTTGCGACGGGTCGTTTCCTTATCGCATTCAAATCAAACAACATATAGATCTCTACCATGCCAATCGCAAAAATGAATTGGCttgcaaattttgttcaaaaaccTATTTTACAACCGACACCTTGCGGCGACACACAGCGGAGAAGCATGCTTCAACTATTTTGAGGGAGTGCAAACTTTGCAATAGAAGCTTTACTTCTGCCCAAGGCCTCCATCAACATTATCGGTCACTGATTCATCGCGCCGCCACCGGTGAAGCCGTATATCCCCGAAGGCGTCATTCATATCGTAGTGATTCCAGTCGACGAGATTCTATTTGTTCCTACGTAAGCGATAATAATTATAAACTTGGCGAAAGCCGTACAAGTCGCAAGTCTTATTCACACTACATGGATCAAGATGATTACAATCCATACGCTGATGTTTACTACGATGAAGTAACTACATACAAATGCGACTATTGTGATGCTCGGTTCGATGATGCGCACAGCTTAGCAAAACACACCGCTGTGAAACCGTGTCGAGTAGAACTAGAACCACTAAATTTAGATTTATTATTGGAGAGAATGGATCTTGACGAGCTATTGCAGCCACTGAACAATATCGATGATGTGGCAATAATTGAACCACCTATTGAAATAGTTGACCTTACATAG
- the LOC128742089 gene encoding golgin-84 has translation MSWFQDLAGKAETILTKIDQNAATVLQQPSRLPEENADVDVLDQLVEVTSDLDNSNTNVSINITKPPLVKITSLGTKPSAKDSIKSSYEKGLEDDGTDLESVSVKSEKLTSSRRSSFGSKKDGTVVEFVAQSARNNIMTNNLSVEKELAATKIILAQIKSERDELKSELDGIQSQFSISDVKTKLEKLETQYQVLLEEKNELCKKLSNAEETNGKYIKSISELESIVSKHLQIEQELKQKLEMANMETNSATMELQQYRIRAHATLQLKEQMIEQLKNNQTLDGIEDDNKPNQIVLIELEQLRREKHGLLEEIISANKKYDNSKAFWQNMECQLKETIRRMEEKNDDLQRNVSVQSTKALQVEDDLNIRQKELISTREEIAKQRTAFSLKIHEKETEIAKLRSQIQKLPSSPAADLEQRLNSLTQSLVHKQTTLETITAERNALRLQLEKLETQYRSTVSQVRQQRVPYMSSNETDDAKSQVPNFMVENPFDNKVARRVKRAYSSLDSAGIRLGVFMRRYPLIRIMVIIYVAILHLWVMFVLLSSTPS, from the exons ATGTcgtggtttcaagatttagctGGGAAAGCAGAAACTATTTTAACGAAAATTGATCAAAATGCAGCTACAGTGCTACAACAGCCGTCTCGCTTGCCTGAGGAAAATGCTGATGTGGATGTTTTAGATCAGCTAGTAGAAGTAACAAGCGATCTGgataattcaaatacaaatgtGTCAATTAATATCACAAAACCTCCATTGGTTAAAATTACGTCACTTGGTACTAAACCATCTGCAAAAGACTCAATTAAATCCTCATACGAAAAAGGATTAGAAGATGATGGGACCGACCTTGAAAGTGTTTCTGTAAAATCAGAAAAACTTACTTCATCGCGTCGAAGCTCATTTGGCTCGAAAAAGGATGGGACAGTGGTCGAGTTTGTTGCCCAGTCTGCCCGCAATAACATAATGACAAATAATTTGTCCGTAGAAAAAGAATTGGCTGCTACAAAAATCATTCTCGCGCAAATAAAGTCAGAGAGAGATGAGTTGAAAAGCGAACTTGACGGTATTCAGTCACAGTTTTCGATCTCGGATGTTAAGACAAAACTAGAAAAGTTAGAAACACAGTACCAAGTTCTActtgaagaaaaaaatgagcTGTGTAAAAAGCTTTCAAATGCAGAGGAAACTAATGGAAAGTACATAAAATCGATTTCTGAATTGGAATCAATAGTATCGAAACATTTGCAAATCGAACAGGAGTTGAAACAGAAATTGGAAATGGCCAATATGGAAACAAATAGCGCTACCATGGAATTACAACAATATCGTATTAGAGCTCATGCTACCTTGCAATTAAAAGAGCAAATGATTGAGCAGCTTAAAAACAATCAAACGCTAGATGGAATTGAAGATGATAATAAACCAAATCAGATTGTTCTAATAGAACTTGAGCAACTAAGAAGAGAGAAGCATGGTCTTCTAGAGGAAATTATTTCTGCAAATAAAAAGTACGATAATTCAAAAGCTTTCTGGCAGAACATGGAATGCCAACTTAAGGAAACAATACGtagaatggaagaaaaaaatgaTGATTTGCAACGTAATGTCAGCGTCCAATCAACAAAGGCACTACAAGTAGAAGATGATCTGAATATTCGACAAAAGGAACTTATATCCACTAGGGAAGAGATTGCAAAACAGCGAACTgcgttttctttaaaaattcacgAAAA AGAAACAGAAATTGCGAAATTACGCAGCCAAATTCAGAAGCTTCCATCAAGTCCTGCGGCGGACCTTGAACAGCGTTTAAACTCACTAACGCAATCGTTAGTGCACAAGCAAACAACATTAGAAACAATTACGGCTGAGCGGAACGCTCTTCGGCTTCAGTTGGAGAAATTGGAG ACCCAATACCGTAGCACAGTTTCACAAGTTCGACAACAGCGTGTACCCTACATGAGTTCTAATGAAACAGATGACG CTAAATCTCAAGTGCCAAATTTTATGGTGGAAAACCCATTTGACAACAAAGTAGCTAGGAGAGTTAAAAGGGCGTATTCTTCGTTAGATTCCGCAGGCATAAGACTGGGAGTATTTATGCGCCGTTATCCATTGATACGCATTATGGTTATTATATACGTTGCAATTCTACATTTATGGGTAATGTTTGTCTTGTTATCATCCACTCCGTCTTAA